From Strongyloides ratti genome assembly S_ratti_ED321, scaffold srae_scaffold0000001, one genomic window encodes:
- a CDS encoding Moulting cycle MLT-10-like protein family-containing protein, translating to MKKYYRVVLIILLYYININCCNYINVDNNFWRNVENVKLNEKEYNRVSRAHFFQYNNAISSLLGAVGNEIFENVSEKKKIKIIECLKQIEESYNLKKISQCIINVDSSKKKNYSRKWLLFKNKKIKTIKFHEKFYYSKRYKRNISIISLKNMPDLKDYHQKYEQNSFKGIRDFFVNIANIVKNRKRKIRNWSSLYKSLKMIHKQFKEFKTKNNYRDKVFNLITGKEIRHSPPKKISSQLKEQFGISEPSLLVEAHALLDSIQHYNKENFYRILSPTFLPVYEKDNNGNTRNILSPNLFPLYTPEGKDSGDSKYNNILPIPYILKNLGIDKKSKDNILEMIMEISGVSQSIEEIFTKLDNESKGEMVNDITKISQVIKDSFDQLEKTFTIRQKRELNKRKYTFMTKNQIEHLFGKNGIYKTDNFPFDINKYERWTEVEKREALINTIYYIADIQSKERKKRQILLSPFAFSPTILHHTILAPVILSPSIFSPGIFAPLLLSPPIASPQIGNPLIFSPYVLGPNILSAAIFNVYVFSPYVLSPNIINPYVLSPLILSPHVLCPDILSPTILSGAILNPFVMSPAILTESALAADILSPSIFSSGG from the exons atgaaaaaatattatcgtgttgttttgattattttattatattatattaat attaattgttgtaattatataaatgttgataataatttttggcgtaatgttgaaaatgttaaattaaatgaaaaagagTATAATAGAGTTTCAAGAGCACATTTTTTTCAGTATAATAATGCTATTAGTAGTTTATTAGGAGCAGTCGgaaatgaaatatttgaaaatgttagtgaaaagaaaaaaattaaaataatcgAATGCTTGAAACAAATTGAAGAATcatataatttgaaaaaaatatcacAATGTATAATTAATGTAGATTCaagtaaaaagaaaaattattctagAAAATggttattatttaaaaataaaaaaataaaaacaataaaatttcatgaaaaattttattattcaaaaagatataaaagaaatatttcaattatttcattaaaaaatatgccTGATCTTAAAGATTACCACCAAAAATATGaacaaaattcttttaaaggAATTCGtgatttttttgtaaatattgcaaatattgttaaaaatcgtaaaagaaaaattcgTAATTGGTCATCACTATATAAATCTCTTAAAATGATTCataaacaatttaaagaatttaaaacaaaaaataattatcgtgataaagtttttaatctAATTACTGGTAAAGAAATTCGTCATTCACCTCCAAAAAAGATTAGTTCACAATTAAAGGAACAATTTGGGATATCAGAACCATCTTTATTGGTAGAAGCGCATGCTCTATTAGATTCTATACaacattataataaagaaaatttttatagaatacTCTCTCCCACATTTCTTCCTGTCtatgaaaaagataataatggtaatacgag aaatatactATCACCAAACTTGTTTCCATTATATACACCTGAAGGCAAAGATTCAGGTgattcaaaatataataatattctaCCAATACcgtacattttaaaaaatttaggtattgataaaaaaagtaaagataatattttagaaatgaTAATGGAAATTAGTGGAGTTTCTCAGTCAattgaagaaatatttacaaaattagaTAATGAATCTAAAGGTGAAATGGTAAAtgatattacaaaaatatctCAAGTAATAAAAGATTCATTTGACCAATTAGAAAAAACTTTTACTATTAGACAAAAAAGAGAATtaaacaaaagaaaatatacttttatgaCAAAAAATCAAATTGAACATTTATTTGGAAAAAATGGTATATATAAAACTGATAATTTTCcatttgatattaataaatatgaaagATGGACAGAAGTTGAGAAAAGAGAAGCATTAattaatacaatttattatatagcTGATATTCAAAGTAAAGAGAGAAAAAAACGTCAAATACTTTTAAGTCCATTTGCTTTTTCACCAACTATTCTTCATCATACTATTTTAGCTCCAGTTATCTTATCACCATCAATATTTTCACCTGGTATTTTTGcaccattattattatcaccACCAATCGCATCACCACAAATAGGAAAtccattaatattttctccATACGTTCTTGGaccaaatatattatcaGCAGCTATTTTTAATGTGTATGTATTTAGTCCTTATGTTTTGTCaccaaatataataaatccCTATGTATTATCTCCATTAATTTTAAGTCCACATGTTCTTTGTCCAGATATATTATCACCAACAATATTATCAGGTGCTATACTAAATCCTTTTGTAATGTCACCAGCAATTTTGACTGAATCAGCACTAGCAGCTGATATATTATCACCTAGTATTTTTTCAAGCGGtggttaa
- a CDS encoding GPCR, rhodopsin-like, 7TM domain-containing protein codes for MNDFNMKMERIGVGTLYLILNLLSIFVNILSITTFFYKKKYFSKIPFYKFYYHLSFANSCINFTQLSVVIPFTYSNNLEDYENSILYRIFCEFDTFGYNLSVMLLLSLSLDRFLVFAFPKTFFSDKISRINKFILISWLISIIITIGHKFDSVYKLYNGIEYALYYKINNLNNINISLIISDIISKATPIIILLSYIFCFIRLKYSCNIQKSGSRNKWKYEKQILLQGLTISLFYELESILFLERSLIITFFNLKNVKIFNIIVNCVVVLYTCYISASLFFFNNVARQHFLNILKNLKVINSSRIIHPINTVQF; via the exons ATGAATGATTTTAACATGAAAATGGAAAGAATTGGTGTTGGgacattatatttaatattaaatttattaagtatttttgttaatattttatcaattacaacatttttttacaaaaaaaaatatttctctAAAATtccattttataaattttattatcatctaTCATTTGCCAATTCatgtattaattttactCAGTTATCTGTTGTTATACCATTTACCTATTCTAATAATCTTGAAG actATGAAAATTCAATATTATATAGAATATTTTGTGAATTTGATACATTTGGATATAATCTTAGTGTCATGCTACTTCTTTCATTATCATTGGATCGTTTTTTAGTTTTTGCTTTtccaaaaactttttttagtgataaaatatcacgtataaataaatttattttaataagttggttaataagtattattataactatTGGACATAAATTTGATTCAGTTTATAAACTATATAATGGTATAGAATATgcattatattataaaattaataatttaaacaatattaatatatctttaattatatcagatattatatcaaaagcaacaccaataataatattattatcatacattttttgttttattagattaaaatattcttgtAATATACAAAAATCAGGATCAAGAAATAAATGGAAATATGAAAAGCAAATATTACTTCAAGGTTTAACAATATCATTGTTTTATGAATTAGAATCtatactttttttggaaaGATCTCTTATAATTACGttttttaatctaaaaaatgtaaaaatttttaatattattgttaattgtGTTGTTGTATTGTATACATGTTACATAAGTgcttcattatttttttttaataatgttgctcgtcaacattttttaaatattcttaaaaatttaaaagttattaatagTAGTAGAATAATTCATCCCATAAATACagtacaattttaa
- a CDS encoding UDP-glucuronosyl/UDP-glucosyltransferase family-containing protein translates to MIKIANLLSNVGHNVTIIQSPMNKAIDESNIKGPKVVAPSKRNPAIDAKSILLDHITEQSWTQNNENPFDIIFELKQVSEWLANSCENTIRDQKLTIKMREENFDLGISEIFAPCGLGVLKYYNVKHTITVSSSAYFTSNIAALGLPFPVSQLSTTIAPLPQEMNMFERLINLFSYFAEKKVYNDALKLGNAVFEKVYPEGQIDLHKLFKETAFFITNSDPLISYGTPTTPNVLQLGGFLNSNPKPLPDAWNKLLNQRKNNVLVSFGTIVKPSKMTNNMKENLFRLFKEHSNITFFLKYDKNRPELLNGFDNVYVFKWIPQYDLLADSRLTLFITHGGMNSLLEASKFGVPMLDIPLFGDQSKNAKTVQELKLGKIVSKYDFNGDYEKLKNIFNDLINNKIYSQTAKKISYMMARRPYDPKMLFIKYVEFAAQFGKVEHFAIPGSDIPYWKFFYLDIISLFIGIIFLIFVIIKMIIKSINKLFWKTKKNQKID, encoded by the exons atgataaaaattgcAAACTTACTATCAAATGTTGGTCATAATgtg actATTATACAATCTCCAATGAATAAAGCAATTGATGAAAGTAATATAAAAGGACCAAAAGTTGTTGCACCATCTAAAAGAAATCCAGCCATTGATGCTAAATCAATATTACTTGATCATATCACTGAACAATCATGGACacaaaataatgaaaatccatttgatattattttt gaATTAAAACAGGTGTCAGAATGGTTAGCGAATAGTTGTGAAAATACTATAAGAGATCAAaaattaactataaaaatgagagaagaaaattttgatttaggTATCTCTGAAATATTTGCACCATGTGGATTAggagttttaaaatattataatgtaaaaCATACGATTACTGTTTCCTCTAGTGCATATTTTACTTCAAATATTGCAGCTTTAGGTTTACCATTTCCTGTTTCACAACTTTCAACAACTATTGCACCATTACCACAAGAAATGAATATGTTTGAAAGACTAATTAAtctattttcatattttgctgaaaaaaaagtttataatgaTGCTTTAAAATTGGGAAATGCTGTATTTGAAAAAGTTTATCCAGAAGGACAAATTGATTtacataaactttttaagGAAACtgcattttttattacaaattcaGATCCTTTGATAAGTTATGGTACACCAACAACACCAAACGTTTTACAATTAGGtggttttttaaattcaaatcCAAAACCATTACCTGATGCATggaataaattattaaatcaaagaaaaaataatgtacTTGTTTCATTTGGTACTATTGTTAAACCAAGTAAAATGACAAATAAtatgaaagaaaatttatttagacTATTTAAAGAACATTCAAATATaacattctttttaaaatatgataaaaataggCCAGAATTGTTAAATGGATTTGATAATGTTTATGTTTTCAAATGGATTCCACAATATGATTTATTAGCAGACTCAAGATTGACACTTTTTATTACTCATGGTGGAATGAATTCATTATTGGAAGCTTCTAAATTTGGTGTTCCAATGTTAGATATTCCTTTATTTGGAGACCAATCAAAAAATGCAAAAACTGTTCAAGAATTAAAGTTAGGTAAAATTGTTTcaaaatatgattttaatggagactatgaaaaattaaaaaacatatttaatgatctcataaataataaaatatattcacaaacggctaaaaaaatttcatatatGATGGCACGAAGACCATATGATccaaaaatgttatttataaagtatGTAGAATTTGCTGCTCAATTTGGCAAAGTAGAACATTTCGCAATTCCGGGTTCTGATATACCATActggaaatttttttatttagatataatatcattatttattggaattatttttttgatatttgtcattatcaaaatgataataaaaagtatcaACAAATTGTTTTggaaaactaaaaaaaatcaaaaaattgattAG
- a CDS encoding GPCR, rhodopsin-like, 7TM domain and 7TM GPCR,olfactory receptor/chemoreceptor Srsx family-containing protein, translating into MLDIDDSKDSENCNIHSFIGKAYEYYFMGILLILIGISTPIFIFEISVFYNLLLFLAGLLMVITNIIYIYIIVKFNLTKISIQYVLARNLSTESILLGLHHIIIPIINLIIINPNLTLYNSMLCRIRSITEIFLLYLFEVSFALRVITFIIMLNYPVIYHNIIDHNKKGKFIIFPVIIIAILATSFFTIDSFSITQFKICTFYSAFGKVYETFFIGLIGFIVILTIPVLYLGSIAINKMKTEGSYKNSVIQLLNYEITVFTGCWFIPNMFIFIFYFINIKKDQMGMLYDISSLVLSISGIVEFPFTIWKNRDVKNCFYKIIGKKSNVVINGNGFKKKTNICIKFPSTINTDNKFLNK; encoded by the exons atgttgGATATTGATGATTCAAAAGATTCAGAAAACTGTAATATTCATTCATTTATAGGTAAAGcatatgaatattattttatgggaattttattaatattgataGGAATATCAACaccaatatttatatttg aaataagtgttttttataatttacttctttttttgGCTGGTTTATTAATGgttataacaaatattatatatatatatattattgtaaaatttaatttaacaaaaatttctatACAATATGTACTTGCTAGAAATTTATCAACAGAAAGTATTTTACTTGGTTTACATCATATCATTATAcctattattaatttaattattattaatccaaatttaacattatataattCAATGTTATGTAGAATAAGAAGTATTacagaaatatttttattatacctATTTGAAGTATCATTTGCACTTCGtgttataacatttattataatgttaaattacccagttatttatcataatataattgatcataataaaaaaggaaaatttattatatttcctgttattattattgcaATACTAGCAACAtcattttttacaattgatagtttttcaataacacaatttaaaatttgtactTTTTATTCAGCATTTGGTAAAGTAtatgaaactttttttattggaTTAATTGGAtttatagtaattttaacaattccAGTATTATATCTTGGTAGTATtgctataaataaaatgaaaactgaaggaagttataaaaatagtgtTATTCAGTTACTTAATTATGAAATAACAGTATTTACAGGTTGTTGGTTTATTCcaaatatgtttatttttatattttattttattaatataaaaaaagatcaAATGGGAATGTTATATGATATAAGTAGTTTAGTATTATCAATATCTGGTATTGTAGAATTTCCTTTTACAATATGGAAAAATCGTgatgttaaaaattgtttttacaaaataataggaaaaaaatcaaatgttGTTATAAATGGTAatggttttaaaaaaaaaactaatatttgtattaaatttCCTTCAACAATAAATAcggataataaatttttaaacaaataa
- a CDS encoding Solute carrier family 12 member 1, giving the protein MAIITSDIKGRCFSDDFVGNDRNSIQLNGINNRGRTNSCFTNDDDVNLPKNVDDFSKGLRPTLKDIVKKIPLEDDIQNDGITNIEVTNDESQSIENGQKKFEGFGWIKGVLIRCILCIIGAALYLRMSWIAGQAGIILGICVILLALIVVVITGVSMSAIATNGEIKNGGCYYLISRSLGPEFGGSIGLILYIANTVNGAMNCVGLAESIVFLLKDYNFSLIDGGINDIRIYSLITCALLQGIIFIGTEFENKTQILLLITIILSILSHTIGAFLPVSIDQLKHGIVGLSWQAIKSNLWPDFRNGNSFITVFGVYFPAMTGIMAGANMSGDLKDASKSIPIGTMTSIVITTAVYSGTMLLSSVATVRDSDGISIPMFSNITGKFIPPSCSIDKSCKYGLANDYQVPLTQSAFGPLIIAGILASTLSSASGCLIGAPRIFQALCQDDLFPGLSIFGKGRGPTNEPYPAYFLTFFLTCCINLIGDLNAISEIITNFFLAAFAITNFACFDSSASKSPGFRPGFKYYNKWLSLFGSILCIGLMFVLSWITSLITLFIFAVLYLYLKHTARNVNWGSSTEANRYRKALMELLKLSRHEEHVKNYRPQMLVLTGNPAARQCLVDFAYCISAGQNLMICGHVVPYESSVSATECIRRLNLRMTDWLREQKTKAFYCGVANKSLRSGVQGLLQTVGLGKMQPNILMIGFKTNWLKAVCRDDEKDMVQEYLGVILDAFDSNMSICIFRNGNDKLDHSMSMTGVYDNLLLQLPEINHTALGSGLHDDYLRGVAVEERRPVAGTIPRRSFTKLRSVNSVINLTSNVKKHSNVIYSGTSRTNLGKKFRCKIRDGDIDVWWLNDDGGLTLLIPHLISVNMNSYLHGGNVRIFIICADTHDPRETKEQMEKMLKKFRITFSDVIVLVEQEVDLYRETVDEYSGFMEILNPPSSPEKHVIDGKLLEKYDKKIKQQLRLRELLLEHSAASHLVIVTLPIAHESAVMSPLYMLWLELLTKDMPPTLLVRGNHSSVLTFIS; this is encoded by the exons atggCTATTATAACTTCTGATATCAAAGGTAGATGTTTTAGTGATGATTTTGTTGGAAATGATCGTAATAGTATTCAATTGAATGGAATAAATAATAGAGGAAGAACTAATTCATGCTTCACAAATGATGATGATGTTAATTTACCTAAAAATGTTGATGATTTTTCTAAAGGTCTAAGACCTActttaaaagatattgttaaaaaaataccatTAGAAGATGATATTCAAAATGATGGAATAACt aatattgaAGTTACAAATGATGAATCACAATCAATAGAGAATggtcaaaaaaaatttgaaggATTTGGTTGGATAAAAGGAGTTTTAATAAGATGTATATTATGTATAATTGGAGCTGCATTATATCTTCGAATGTCATGGATTGCTGGTCAAGCTGGAATAATTCTAGGAATTTGTGTTATATTATTAGCACTTATTGTTGTTGTTATTACAGGTGTATCAATGTCTGCTATTGCAACAAATggtgaaattaaaaatggtggttgttattatttaatttcaaGATCATTAGGACCAGAATTTGGTGGATCAATtggattaattttatatattgcaAATACAGTTAATGGTGCTATGAATTGTGTTGGTTTGGCTGAAtcaattgtatttttattaaaagattataatttttctttaattgaTGGTGGTATTAATGATATTAGaatttattcattaattACATGTGCACTTTTACAaggtattatttttattggtactgaatttgaaaataaaacacaaatattacttttaattacaattattttatcaatactTTCTCATACAATTGGAGCATTTCTTCCTGTATCAATTGATCAATTAAAACATGGAATTGTTGGTTTATCATGGCAGgcaataaaaagtaatttatgGCCAGATTTTAGAAATGgaaattcttttataacaGTATTTGGTGTTTATTTTCCAGCAATGACAGGTATAATGGCTGGTGCTAATATGTCTGGTGATTTAAAAGATGCCTCAAAATCTATTCCAATTGGTACTATGACATCAATTGTTATAACAACAGCTGTTTATAGTGGTACAATGCTTCTTTCTTCTGTAGCAACAGTTAGAGATTCTGATGGAATTTCAATACCAATGTTTTCAAATATAACAGGAAAATTTATACCACCATCATGTAGTATTGATAAATCATGTAAATATGGTTTAGCTAATGATTATCAAGTACCATTAACACAATCAGCATTTGGACCATTAATTATTGCTGGTATATTAGCATCAACATTATCTTCAGCATCTGGTTGTTTAATTGGTGCACCAAGAATATTTCAAGCATTATGTCAAGATGATTTATTTCCAGGATTATCAATATTTGGTAAAGGTAGAGGTCCCACAAATGAACCATATCCtgcatattttttaacattttttttaacatgttgtataaatttaattggtGATTTAAATGCTATATCagaaataataacaaatttttttcttgcAGCATTTGCTATAACAAATTTTGCATGTTTTGATTCATCAGCAAGTAAATCACCTGGTTTTAGACCtggttttaaatattataacaaatgGTTATCTTTATTTGGTTCAATACTTTGTATTGGTCTTATGTTTGTTTTATCATGGATAACATCACTTATAacactttttatatttgctgttttatatttatatttaaaacatacaGCTAGAAATGTTAATTGGGGTTCATCAACAGAAGCTAATCGTTATAGAAAAGCATTAATGGAACTTTTAAAACTATCAAGACATGAAGAacatgttaaaaattatagacCACAAATGCTTGTATTAACAGGAAATCCAGCAGCAAGACAATGTTTAGTTGATTTTGCTTATTGTATAAGTGCAGGACAAAATTTGATGATATGTGGGCATGTTGTACCATATGAATCATCAGTCTCAGCCACTGAATGTATTCGACGCCTCAATCTTCGTATGACTGATTGGTTAAGAGAACAAAAAACGAAAGCATTTTATTGTGGTGTTGCAAATAAATCTTTAAGAAGTGGTGTTCAAGGTTTATTACAAACTGTTGGTTTAGGTAAAATGCaaccaaatattttaatgataggttttaaaacaaattggTTAAAAGCAGTATGTAGAGATGATGAAAAAGATATGGTACAAGAATATCTTGGTGTTATTTTAGATGCATTTGATAGTAATATGagtatatgtatttttaggAATGGTAATGATAAACTTGATCATAGTATGTCAATGACTGGTgtttatgataatttattacttCAATTACCTGAAATTAATCATACAGCTCTTGGTTCTGGATTACATGATGATTATTTAAGAGGTGTGGCAGTTGAAGAAAGAAGACCTGTTGCAGGAACAATACCTAGAAGAAGTTTTACTAAATTAAGAAGTGTTAATAGtgtaattaatttaacatcTAATGTTAAAAAACATTCTAATGTTATATATTCTGGAACATCAAGAACAAATttaggaaaaaaatttagatgtAAAATTAGAGATGGTGATATTGATGTTTGGTGGTTAAATGATGATGGTGGTTTAACACTTCTTATACCACATCTTATCTCTGTTAACATGAATTCATATCTTCATGGTGGTAATgtaagaatttttattatatgtgCAGATACTCATGATCCAAGAGAAACAAAAGAACAAATGGAAAAAATgcttaaaaaatttagaataaCATTTAGTGATGTAATAGTTTTAGTTGAACAGGAAGTAGATTTATATAGAGAAACAGTTGATGAATATAGTGGTTTTATGGAAATATTAAATCCACCATCATCACCTGAAAAACATGTAATTGATGGAAaacttttagaaaaatatgataaaaaaataaaacaacaaTTACGTTTACGTGAACTTCTTTTAGAACATTCAGCAGCATCTCATTTAGTTATAGTTACCTTACCAATAGCTCATGAATCTGCTGTAATGTCACCACTTTATATGCTTTGGTTAGAACTTTTAACAAAAGATATGCCACCAACACTTCTTGTACGTGGTAATCATTCTTCcgttttaacatttatatcataa